CAATCATACAACTGGAATATGGAATGTAGGCAACATCGCAAACGGAACAACCAAAACACTAATCATAACGGCTAATATCACTGCAACAAATGGAACCATAAAAAACAGTGCAATATTAACTGCCCCATTAACACCCGTTTTCACAGATTGGAACTACAACAACAACGGACAAACCACAGATCTAATAGTATCTGGAACTTACACCCCTAAAACTAACATAGTTGTTGATAATTACCTATGGTATCCTGATTCAAGTTATTACTACAGTAACACACCAGTATTTGTAGTAGACGTGCGAAACAGAGGGAGTACAGCAGAATACGATGATGCAACGAATGTTGTAGTGACCTATACAATTGGAAGTGGCTATGAATTCATAGCTTTCAACACCAGAGGCGTAGGAACAGCCACCTATGACGAAAACACCAGAACAATAACCTGGAACATACCACTCATGGCTAAAGGCCTCAATTCAGGCGGACCAGCTTGGATGAACGTATACGTAAGAGTCATCACCACCGGAAACCAAACATCCGCATTAACCAATACTGCCACATTAGTTTCACCAGTATATTCAACACAACCCTCAAAATCACTTGCAATTACTGTTCCGGCTGCACACGATGTTGAAGTTAAACAAACTATAACCGGAACCACAAAATACCAAGATACAGTCACTATCACCATTAATGCCACTAATAATGGACCTGGCGATGCTACAGGAGTTAAAATTAAAGATATACTACCATCAGGACTTCAATGGATTTCAGATGACGGAGGAATATATTACAATCATACAACGGGAATATGGAATGTAGGCAACATTGCCAACGGAACAAGTAAAACACTGACTATAATCGCTAAAATCATTAGTACTGGCACCATATCAAACAGCGCAATACTAACTGCCCCATTAACACCCGCTTTCACAGACTGGAACTACAACAACAACGGACAAACAGTTGAGATAGAAGTTCCTGCAGCAGCTGATATTGGGGTTAGTCAAAGTATCAACAATACAACTCCCACAGTTAATGACACAGTTTCAATTACAGTTAATGCATCCAATAATGGGCCAAATTTAGCCACAGGTATTAAAATATCTGATATTCTACCTAGTGGATTAGAATTCGTATCCTGCAGTACCAACTATGGTAGCTACAGTAACGGCATATGGACAATTGAAAACCTTTTAAGTGGACAAATAGCAACTTTAACCATTATTGCCAAAGCAGTTAACGTTGGTAACTTCACCAATATCATAAACAAGACATTTGCAAATCAGTTCGACTGGAATAACACTAACAACATGGCAAGTATTAATCTTGCAATTAGCGGAAAAATCCCTGATGATATCTTCACCAATGAAGGACAACAGGGAGGAGTAGTAAACTCTGACGATGGAACCACATCTGCCATAACATTACCATTCCCAGTTACATTTTATGGTCAAACTTACAACACCATTTACATCAATGTTAACGGGCTAATCTCCTTTGGCACTCCAATGCCAGGACCATACTACCGAGATTACCCCGACAATGTGCCTTACATCGCAGCATTCTGGGGTGACCTTGACATTACCCACGCAGGTAGCATTTATTACACCATCGAAAACGATAAAATAATCATAACATGGGATAAAGTACCAGGATACACTCAAACAGACAAATTCAACACATTCAGAATTATCATCAGAAGCAACGGTACATTCACCTTCGATTATGATGATATGGAAATGGCAAATGACCTTTCTAACATAAATAGTAAAGTCCTGATTAACAGCGGCAGCGGAACTAATCCTACCAAAACATTCTGGAATGGTGCACAAGATCTCAATCTAATAGATAATAAAGAGATTAACTTTGACAGCAATGGAAATCTTCTAGCACCTAACTCCCACATTGGCATTACATACACTGTTAACAACAACAACCCTAACTATCAGGATAACGTAGTGTATACCATAAACGCAACCAACAATGGAGCCAGCACTGCTACTAACGTCAATATCAAATCATTACTTCCGTCCGGCTTAACTTATGTCTCCAGCAGTAGCCCTGATTATAACAGTGACACTGGTATCTGGGATATCAGTACTTTAGCCCCTGGAACTAGCGCCATTTTAACTATCACTGCAAAAGTAACAGGAGCAGGAACAATCACTACCTACGCCAACACCACCGCACAGGACCAGTATGACCCTAACGCTTACGATGGCAAAACATTAACTCTAACAGTTCCACAATCCCATGTAGCAGTTACTTATACTGTAAACAACAGTGCTCCTAACTATCAAGGTACTGTAGTGTACACCATAACTGCCAAAAATAACGGACCAAACACTGCAACAGGCATAAATATAACCTCAAAATTACCTTCGGGATTAACATTTGTCTCCAGCAGCAGCACTAACTATGATAGTAACACGGGAATCTGGAATGTTGGGACTCTAACCAACGGATCTAGTGTCACTCTAACAATTACTGCAAAAGTGGCTCAAACTGGAACCATCACCACCTACGCCAACACCACCGCACAAAATCAGTACGACCCAACAGGTTATGATAAAAAAACATTAACCCTGACCGTGCCAAAAGCTGCAGATATAGGTGTAACTGTTAGTGCAAGCAATACAACGCCGGGCTGGTTGTCAAGTTTTGACATATATGTTGATGTTGTTAATAATGGCCCTGATCCTGCAAATGGAGTGGTAATAACTACTTCGTTACCGAGTGGAATAAATTACAACTCTTATTCAAGTTCACAGGGATCTTACAACTCAAACACCGGCAAATGGACTATTGGAACTCTAAATCCAGGTCAAACTGTAAGATTAACGTTACATGTTACTAGAAGCTTTATTTCTGGAAGTAAAACTGTAACTGCTAAAAAAACAGCTGAAACAGAGTACGATCCTGTAACAACTAACAACTCAGGTAGTGTTGTAATCCGAAGTTAGTACAAGCAACAAAGAGTTACCCTGATTATTCAGGGTATTTTTCTAATTTTTTAATTATAAACTAAATAAAACAAATAGTTATTATTTTTTTAAGCAGTAAAATTACTTAATATCAGCTAAAGGTGTGAAGTCTTTCTCGGATTTGCCTAATACAACTTTTTTATCATATTCCAACCAAGCATGTGCTTCAAACTCCTCATTATATATCACACCAATGAGAAGTCGTGGTTTATAACCATGTTGTTGTAAAAGTATTTGTCCAGTTAATGCATTAGTAAGACATGTTGAACGAATTACAAAATGACTGGTTACATTTACAGCCCAAATTAACTTATGAAAATTAATTTTCCCATTATTGTGTCTTTTTCCCATATTTCCAGTTATTTCACGGACTTTTTGGAAAGGAAATATCCAAACGATTAATCTTACATAATAATTTAAAAAAAATGTTTTTAAAACAAGTTTCTTATCCTGAGAATTTAAGTTTTTAAAACTCATAAAAACGGTCATTTGATCTCTACCAATCCATTTTCTGCCATCTGCCCTATAAGTTCGGTTAAATCATTAAAGCAGGTCGTTTCATCCACATCGTATTCATCCCTTATCTGGTCGATAATTTCATGGATGGTTACGGGTTCCTGGATGAATTCCCATATGATGGTTCCCATCTCATTGAGACCGTAGTAAACTCCTTCTTTCATGTCCAGCATGGCGGTTTCCCCACCAAGATCACAGGACACCACATCTTTACTCACCACAATTGTTGATGATTTAGATAATTCTGTCATTGTAAATTCCTCAAAAATTGATTTTACTAGTTCTATCTATCTGCTGAATATAAATTCTTCATCCAGATTTAAAATCCTTTTCGATGATGTGAATTAAATCAGGAAGATTGTTAAAGGAATGAATCAATACCAAACGTTTCACAGTAACATTATTTATCAGCTGGGCACAGTTTATTAAATTCTCCTTCTGAGTGGTTTGCTGGAATATACGGTTGGCAACTGAGTGACGGATTAAATCAATCAAGTTCTCCTGAGACTTTAAAACGGATATTCCAGTGTTAACAATAGGTTTTCCATTATCTAATTCAAGAATGACATTTCCATCCACTCCATCCTGAACTTTCTCAATAACGTAGATTTTCTCCAGCATCACTGGTTCCGGGGAAAAATGGTAGGATGCATCACAGAACACCTTACCCGCCAGGGTCTTCAGAGGAGTTAAAATATCGGTGTGCTCCTTAACCTGGTTGTAAGCTTCTTCTGATAAACGCACATGAGGATAACCTGGATAAACCACTGGTTTTCCTGATTCATCAAATTTTATGGCCAGAATATCATCTGCCACCAATGGATATCCTTCCACGTAGAGGTGGATAGCAGTGGTGGATTTACCATTACCACGGTGTCCCAGGAAGGCCACTACCCCAGATATATCACTTGTGGCCACATTACCCATGTTAACTGCACTACCGTGTAAGACTAAAAAACCTCGCTGGTGAAGCATGAGGGACATCACCGGCCCCAGCAGGAAAGGAATTAAATTAAGTTCATCAGAACCATCCAGATCAGCAATTGGTTCCACAATCACCTGCTCACCATTACTGATCTTAACCTTCCCAATCTCATCCCACCACAGGTATACATCAGATCCTGTAACCAGGTAATTGGGTCCCTCCACCTCGGCCCAAGTAACATGGGATGGATCAACGGACCCCAATATGATCTCAACATCAGGATCACCTTCCTTAAGTTCATAATCAGAACTTTCAATCATTCCGGGTAGTTCAATTTCTGATGCGATTTCCAGCCCAAATGCTTTATAGGTGAACATATGATCTTTCTCCATTGTTAGAGAGATAAAATTTTTACAAAGAGATAAATTATATTCTAATTGACAAGATAAATATCTTCCAATTTTTCTCAAATGTTAAGAAATAATTGAACAATAGTTATATTCCATAAATTACAGAAGTAAACACTTAAATTAACAAATTTAACTAAAATATCAAGAATTGGGAGCTTTTAAATGAATTTTTCCAGAATCTTACAAGACGAAAAGCAAAACGGAGTAGAATTCATAGAATCCATGGATGAAAATGCATTTTGTACCATATCCGCATTCTCCAACACCGATGGCGGAACACTGTTCTGCGGAGTTAAAAATAAAAAAAATATCCCTGGTTTTGACTGCAGTGACAAAAATATCCAGCCACTCACCACCAAAATAATAGATAAAATGGGAATCAACCCCACAATCTCCTGTTTTAACTGGGAAGAAAAAACGATCTTAAGAATTGACGTTAAAAAAAGTCCCAATCCTATTTCATACAATGGCAGGTACTACAAAAGGATCCATAATAAAAACACCAGAATCTCAGGAGACCAGTTAAAGGAGTTCTTCTTAACCGGAACCAACTGGGACGGAATGACCAATGATTATAGTATAGAAGAAATTGATGAAGAATCCCTCCGGAAATTCACCAAAAAAGCAGTCCGAAGAGGCAGGCTCATAGCAGATGATAAGGCGGAAGTACCGGAAATACTCAAAAAGCTTAACCTCTTAGTTGATGGCAGGCTCACCAATGCTGCTATCATCCTCTTTGGCCGGGACCCCCAGAAGTACTTCACCAACGCCATGGTCAGGGTGTTAAGGTTCAAGGATGATGTCAATATTTACGACCGAAGAGTTACCGGTAACCTGTTCCAGCAGGCTGAAGAAGCAGAAGAAGCCATTAAAAACTCCATCAATGTGAAATTCGAAATAAAGGGCAAATTAACCAGAGAAGAAGTCTGGGACTATCCCCTTAAAGCCATACGTGAAGCTTTAATAAACTCCCTAGTCCACCGGGACTACTTCAAATTCCAGGTCCAGACCCAGATAAAGATATTTGATGACCAGATATGGTTTTTTAACCCTGGAGAACTGTTCGGTGGACTGACCATTGAAAAACTCCAGACACCTCACCCTTCTTCAACCAGGAATCCTTTAATTGCGGAGATGTTCTTCAAGGCAGGCCTGGTGGAAGTTCATGGATCAGGCATACCACAGATGATGAAGTCACTCGAAAACGCCGGGCTCCCAGAACCTGATTTTAAAGAAGAATTTGCTGGTTT
The sequence above is a segment of the Methanobacterium formicicum DSM 3637 genome. Coding sequences within it:
- a CDS encoding nidogen-like domain-containing protein; protein product: MRVSKYYKKLDKKLLFIAFSLVLAIILSGAVSAAADIQVNQSVNNTNPNYNETVKLTTTVTNNGPDTATGVQITTKLPDNLTYISDDSNGAYNPTTGIWNIGTINYGDSPKSLNIITRVNGTGTIKNLASKTVQTNADPKLDNDAQEVVLSVPEAADIAIDNYLWYPDSNYYYSNTPVFVVDVRNRGASGLSDATNIVVTYTIGSGYEFIAFNTRGVGTATYDENTRTITWNIPLIPKGVNSGGPAWMNVYLRVITTGNQTPELTNTAKLVSLDQYDYNNANNEKGIAITVPKAHDIEVKQTFTTSTNMNGDKLVTYYITATNNGPDDAQGVIIKDLLPSGLQWLSDDGGIYYNHTTGIWNVGNIANGTTKTLIITANITATNGTIKNSAILTAPLTPVFTDWNYNNNGQTTDLIVSGTYTPKTNIVVDNYLWYPDSSYYYSNTPVFVVDVRNRGSTAEYDDATNVVVTYTIGSGYEFIAFNTRGVGTATYDENTRTITWNIPLMAKGLNSGGPAWMNVYVRVITTGNQTSALTNTATLVSPVYSTQPSKSLAITVPAAHDVEVKQTITGTTKYQDTVTITINATNNGPGDATGVKIKDILPSGLQWISDDGGIYYNHTTGIWNVGNIANGTSKTLTIIAKIISTGTISNSAILTAPLTPAFTDWNYNNNGQTVEIEVPAAADIGVSQSINNTTPTVNDTVSITVNASNNGPNLATGIKISDILPSGLEFVSCSTNYGSYSNGIWTIENLLSGQIATLTIIAKAVNVGNFTNIINKTFANQFDWNNTNNMASINLAISGKIPDDIFTNEGQQGGVVNSDDGTTSAITLPFPVTFYGQTYNTIYINVNGLISFGTPMPGPYYRDYPDNVPYIAAFWGDLDITHAGSIYYTIENDKIIITWDKVPGYTQTDKFNTFRIIIRSNGTFTFDYDDMEMANDLSNINSKVLINSGSGTNPTKTFWNGAQDLNLIDNKEINFDSNGNLLAPNSHIGITYTVNNNNPNYQDNVVYTINATNNGASTATNVNIKSLLPSGLTYVSSSSPDYNSDTGIWDISTLAPGTSAILTITAKVTGAGTITTYANTTAQDQYDPNAYDGKTLTLTVPQSHVAVTYTVNNSAPNYQGTVVYTITAKNNGPNTATGINITSKLPSGLTFVSSSSTNYDSNTGIWNVGTLTNGSSVTLTITAKVAQTGTITTYANTTAQNQYDPTGYDKKTLTLTVPKAADIGVTVSASNTTPGWLSSFDIYVDVVNNGPDPANGVVITTSLPSGINYNSYSSSQGSYNSNTGKWTIGTLNPGQTVRLTLHVTRSFISGSKTVTAKKTAETEYDPVTTNNSGSVVIRS
- a CDS encoding lasso peptide biosynthesis B2 protein, giving the protein MSFKNLNSQDKKLVLKTFFLNYYVRLIVWIFPFQKVREITGNMGKRHNNGKINFHKLIWAVNVTSHFVIRSTCLTNALTGQILLQQHGYKPRLLIGVIYNEEFEAHAWLEYDKKVVLGKSEKDFTPLADIK
- a CDS encoding PqqD family peptide modification chaperone, whose amino-acid sequence is MTELSKSSTIVVSKDVVSCDLGGETAMLDMKEGVYYGLNEMGTIIWEFIQEPVTIHEIIDQIRDEYDVDETTCFNDLTELIGQMAENGLVEIK
- a CDS encoding ATP-binding protein, which gives rise to MNFSRILQDEKQNGVEFIESMDENAFCTISAFSNTDGGTLFCGVKNKKNIPGFDCSDKNIQPLTTKIIDKMGINPTISCFNWEEKTILRIDVKKSPNPISYNGRYYKRIHNKNTRISGDQLKEFFLTGTNWDGMTNDYSIEEIDEESLRKFTKKAVRRGRLIADDKAEVPEILKKLNLLVDGRLTNAAIILFGRDPQKYFTNAMVRVLRFKDDVNIYDRRVTGNLFQQAEEAEEAIKNSINVKFEIKGKLTREEVWDYPLKAIREALINSLVHRDYFKFQVQTQIKIFDDQIWFFNPGELFGGLTIEKLQTPHPSSTRNPLIAEMFFKAGLVEVHGSGIPQMMKSLENAGLPEPDFKEEFAGFSVYMLKNVYDKEYLKSLGLNRSQIQAVSHIQEHGSLTMSDFLRISPGINERTLRRYLADLVDKKLIVAIGEKKGRRYELS